DNA sequence from the Parasphingorhabdus cellanae genome:
TAGTAACCCATCAGGCTCATGACTTCCTTGCGGCTGCGTGCATCGTCGAGGAAGCAACCTAATAGACGGCTCGTCGTCATGCCAACACCAGGCGTCCGTACCCCCCGGGCGGTCATGCAGCTGTGACTGGCTTCGACCACTACGGCAACGCCATGCGGCTTTAGGTTATCCCAAATACACTCTGCAACCTCTGCTGTCAGGCGCTCCTGCACTTGCAATCGTCTTGCAAAACCGTGCAATACGCGCGCCAGCTTGGAGATACCGACAACACGATCAGTCGGCATATAGGCGATGCTCGCCTTGCCGATTATCGGCGCCATATGGTGCTCGCAATGGGAATGGAATGGGATGTCTTTCAGCAACACCAGTTCATCATAACCGCCGACTTCTTCGAACGTTCGCGCTAAGTGGATAGCCGGATTTTCCTGATAACCCTCGCAATATTCCTTCCACGCACGCGCAACCCGTTTGGGTGTATCGAGCAAACCTTCACGGTCGGGATCTTCACCAGACCAGCGTAGCAATGTTTTGACCGCTTCTTGCACGTCCTCCGGCACAGGAAGTTTTGCCGCTTCACGGGCAGCAAGAGCATCTTCGAAAGAGTCGGAGTAATCAGCCAACGGGCAATCCTTCATATATAAGATGGATACAATGCCGATAACCTACGCTTCACCATATGGCAGCGCAAGTGCACCTAAGACCGTATCACAAATAATGTGGGGAAGTGGCGCGCCCAGGAAGATTCGAACTCCCGACCCCTTGATTCGTAGTCAAGTACTCTATCCAGCTGAGCTATGGGCGCGCATTGAAGGCAGTCAGATAGGGGGAGTTGTCCCCGCTGGCAAGCCATTTTATATGTTTTTCTATCCCTTTTTCGCCAATGCCGCCTGTGCGGCTGCCAGTCGGGCGATCGGCACGCGATAGGGAGACGCGCTGACATAATCCAGCCCGGTTTTCTCACAAAAAGCGATGGACGCAGGATCACCACCATGTTCACCGCAAATTCCGAGTTTGATATCAGGTCGTGTTGCCCTGCCCCGTTCTGCCGCCAGTTCGATCAATTGCCCGACGCCTTCAATGTCCAGGCTGACGAACGGATCGCGCGGGAAAATGCCCTTGTCGACATATTGGGTCAGGAAACGCCCGGCATCGTCACGCGATACACCCAGCGTAGTCTGGGTTAAGTCATTGGTTCCAAAGCTAAAAAACTCACCATGCTCGGCAATTTTTCCGGCCATCAAAGCGGCGCGCGGAAGCTCGATCATGGTGCCGACCAGATATTCGATGCGGCGGCCTTTTTCAGCGAAAACCTCTTCCGCCATCCGGTCGACGGCATCTTTCATCAGCTCCAGTTCGCGGGCGGTGGCCACCAGTGGTATCATGACCTCGGGAATAGGCGCTTCGCCGCTGGCTTCAGCGATTTCACAAGCCGCTTCAAAGATCGCACGCGCCTGCATTTCATAGATTTCCGGATATGTGACGCCAAGCCGGCAACCGCGATGGCCGAGCATCGGGTTAAATTCGTGCAGTTCATTGGCACGCTGTTTCAGCGTTTCCACACCGACATCTGCCGCCGCTGCCACTTCTTCAAATTCCGACTGATGATGCGGCAAAAATTCGTGCAATGGCGGATCGAGCAAGCGGATCGTCACCGGCAGTCCGACCATGACTTCGAATATCTGGCGAAAATCCTCGCGTTGTTCGGGGAGCAACTTCGCCAGCGCTTCCCGCCTGCCCGCTTCATTGGCGGCCAAAATCATCTGACGAACGGCCGTAATCCGGGAGGTTTCAAAGAACATATGCTCGGTCCGGCACAGGCCGATGCCCTCCGCGCCGAAATCGCGAGCAACCTTACAATCCTGCGGCGTTTCGGCATTGGTGCGCACACCCAGACGGCGAACTTTGTCGGCCCATTCCATCAGCACGCCAAAATCGCCAACCAGTTCCGGCTGGATCGTCTTCACGCGCCCTGCCATGACTTGACCATTGCTGCCGTCGATCGTCAATATGTCGCCTTCTTTCAGCTCACGATCCCCGATTTTCAGCAGTTTTGTCTCGTTATTGATGCTCAGGCCACCGGCGCCCGACACACAAGGCCGCCCCATGCCACGCGCCACAACAGCGGCATGTGACGTCATACCGCCACGCGCCGTCAAAATGCCTTTGGCCGCGTGCATGCCGTGAATATCTTCGGGCGAGGTCTCTACCCGCACCAAAATCACATCATCACCCATTTCCGTGCGGCGTTCCGCGGTATCGGAATCGAATACGATAATCCCGCAAGCCGCACCCGGTGAGGCCGGCAAACCGGTGGTCAGCACGTCGCGCTTGGCATCGGGATCCAGCGTCGGATGGAGCAATTGGTCCAATGCCATCGGATCAACCCGCGCAACCGCTTCTTCCTCGGTAATCAAACCGTCATTGGCCATATCAACGGCGATTTTCAGCGCTGCCTTGGCGGTCCGCTTGCCCGAGCGGGTTTGCAGCATCCACAATTTGCCGCGTTCCACGGTAAATTCGATATCCTGCATATCGCGATAATGGCGTTCCAGCAGATCGAACACGTTGGTCAGCTCACCATAGGTTTCCGGCATCGCCTCTTCCATGGAAAGCGGCTTCGCATTGGCTTCCTCGCGCGCGGCTTTGGACAAATATTGCGGCGTACGGATGCCTGCAACAACGTCCTCGCCCTGCGCGTTGATCAGCCATTCGCCATAATAGGCGCTGTCGCCAGTGGAAGGGTTGCGGGTAAAGGCCACACCAGTGGCCGATGTCTCGCCCATATTGCCGAACACCATCGCCTGCACGTTGACAGCCGTGCCCCATTCGGCGGGGATATCATTGAGCCGGCGATAGACCTTGGCTCGTTCTGCCTGCCAGCTACCGAAAACAGCGCTGACCGCGCCCCAAAGCTGGTCATTCACATCCTGCGGGAAAGGCTTGCCCCATTGCTCTTCGACAAGACCCTTATATTCGGCGACCAGCGCCTTCCAATGCTGAGACTCCATCTCAGTATCCGTGAAGAAGCCATTATCTTCTTTCGCTATTTCCAGCGCTTCCTCGAATGAATCATGATCCAGTTGCAGCACGACATCGGAGTACATCTGGATGAACCGGCGATAGCTGTCCCAGGCGAAACGCTCGTCACCAGAGGTTTTCGCGAGCCCTTCCACCGTTTCATCGTTCAGGCCGAGATTGAGAACCGTGTCCATCATACCGGGCATGGACGCACGCGCGCCGGAACGGACGGAAACCAGCAGCGGATCGGCGGCATCGCCAAATGTCTTGCCAGTAATCGCTTCGATATGCGCAACGCCCTGCGCCACTTCGCCGTTCAGACTGTCGGGATAAACACCACCTTCGTTCATGAAGCGCGTGCACATTTCGGTCGAAATGGTGAAACCGGGAGGAACCGGCAGGCCAATATTGGCCATTTCCGCGAGATTGGCGCCTTTGCCGCCCAGCAGGTTGCGGGCTTCGGTGCTGTCGGTTGGCGCACCATCTGCCTGCTTTTCAAATTCTTGGCCACCACCGAAACGATATACATATTGAGTCATATTATCTCCCTCTCCCCTTCAGGGGAGAGGGCCGGGGAGAGGGGCGGTCTACCCCGGCCAATTCTGTTGGTTTCCAAGGAGAGACTTCCCCTCTCCCAACCCTCTCCCCTGAAGGGGAGAGGGCTATTTTGTTTATCTCTTAACCTACGGTAATCTCAGGTTTTTCCCGTTTGTCTCATTATCAAAGTTCACACATATCACAGACCATCAACCCCGTTCGTGCTGAGCTTGTCGAAGCACTGGCTCGGATAATTGTAACCGTCGTTCATGTCGCCCTTCGACAGGCTCAGGACGAACGGTGGCGGAGTCTCTGCCCGTTTCAAAGTTCACACAATTCACAGGGTGTCGATCGGCAATCACATCATCCCTCAATCTTGGAAAAGTCAGCGACCTGATGAACGGCGGCGCGAAAACGGGCCAGCAGAGCAAGTCGTGCTTCTCGTTTGTCCGCATCGCTGTCATTCACCGTCACATCCTCGAAAAACTGGTCAATCGGCGCGCGCAAATGGGCCAGTGCGGTCATGGCTTTTTCAAACTCTTCCGCTGCAATGGCCGCGGTCACATCCGGCTGCGCTGCATCGAGCGCGTCGATAAGCGCCTTTTCGGCTTTTTCGGGCGTGTAGGAAAGGGTCTTGTTCCCCTGCGTAGGCAGGGGGCCATCTCCTGGAGGTGCATCTGAAGTGTCATGCGGGAGATGGGCACCTGCCTGCGCAGGTGCACGGTTTTCCCCAGACCCGCGCTCACCCGAAGCGCTGTCGGGGAGGGTTTTTACGCTGCCGTGCTCCGCACTTGATGCGGAGCCCAGGGTAGCTGTCGCGCCCTCCACCCTGGGCTCCGGGTCTGCGCCCGGAGCACTTTCTTTCTTCAATATATTGGCAGCGCGCTTGTATCCGGCGAGGAGGTTTTCGCCGTCTGGCGTTTCGACAAAAGCCTGCAAGGCTTTCACACGAGCAAGCAGGCGGACCAGATCATCCTCTCCACCGAGAGCGAAGACTGCGTCGATCAAGTCGTGACGGACGCCTGCTTCGCGTTGTTGGACTTTTAGGCGCTCCGCTAAGAACTCAACTGGCCTGATGTCTTCAGCTTCGTGAATTCTTTGAGTAAGCTCTTTCATCTGTTTGAATTCAGCCGAACGATCAAGCGACATCTCACCAACTACCTTGCCGTCTACCAGGACGACAAACTTATCATTTCTCGTTTTAAATTCTGGCAGTTGCTCATTCTGAACACCAAGCGTGATCATTGACATAAACAAATTGTCGTCAATTTTTATGAACTTAGTGAATTGCTGAACGAAAATATCACCACGCACCATTTCTATTACGTGCTTCATGGGAATCCGAAGATTTAGTCTATTCATCAACGCGAGAGCAGCAAGCCCCTGCCTTCGAATAGCAAAAGGATCTTTTGATCCTGTAGGGTTCAAATCCACCGCATCGAACGCGATTAGCGTATCCAGCTTATCCGCCAAACTCACCGCAACCGTCACCGGGTCAGTCGGCACCTCATCGCCCTGCCCAACCGGCTTATAATGGTCGCGGATCGCGTTGGCGACCGCCTCGGACTTGCCCTCTTTCTCTGCATAATAGCCGCCCATCAGACCTTGCAGATCGGGGAACTCGCCCACCATTTCGGTGACGAGATCGGCTTTGCAGAGACGTGCGGCCTCGGACACTTCACCATGAAATGTATCGCCGGGGCTGGACTGGTAAAAACCATTCCCTTCTAAAGAAACCAACCACTCGGCCAACTTGGCCACACGCTCTACCTTGTCGGCAACCGTGCCCAGTTTTTCATGGAACACAATGTTGCTCAATTTCTTGGCATGATCTTCCAACGGGGTCTTCTGGTCAAGCTCCCAGAAGAATTTGGCGTCGGACAGCCTTGCCGCCAGCACTTTTTCATTGCCCGCAACAATCGCCTTGCCGCCGTCGGTGGCGTCAATATTGGCGGTACAGATGAAATTTGGCGCCAGTTTGCCGCTTTTATCGCGACAGATGAAATATTTTTGGTTCACCCGGGCGGTGAGCTGAATCACCTCTTCCGGTACATCCAGAAACGCCGGATCAAAACCGCCCAACAGCGGCACCGGCCATTCGGTCAGGCCGGCATTTTCGATCACCAGACCTTCGTCTGCTACCAGCTCCAGTCCGCCGTCCGATGCCGCCTTGGCAGCACCTTCGCGGATGATTGCCTCGCGTTCCGTGTGATCGACCAGCACATAGCAAGCGCGTAGTTTTTCGGCATAATCACCGGCATTGCCGATCGTTACCACTCCGTCATGGTGGAAGCGGTGACCAACGGTTTCATAGCCTGACGTCACGCCGTCAATTTCGCATGCCACCAGGTCATCGCCCAAAATCGCGACAATGCCGGACAAAGGCCGCACCCAGCGCAGGCTTTCGGTGGACAGGCTGGCATCGCCCCAGCGCATCGATTTGGGCCACGGGAAAGCCTTGATGATCGCGGGGATCGCTTCGGCCAACACATCGCTTGCTGCCCGGCCCGGCTTGTTGATCACCGCAAAATAGGTCGCCCGGCCCTTGACGTCACGAACCTCCAGCTGATCGCGGGTCACGCCATTTTTCCGGCAGAAGCCGTCAACCGCCTGATCCGGCGCGCCTTCCGGTGGCCCCTTGGCTTCCTCGCTCACCGCTTCGGTGTGATCCGGCAGATCCTTTGCAATCAGCGCAAGCCGCCTTGGCGTCGAGTAAACGGTGATATCCGCGGCTTTCAGGCCCTCATCATTCAATTGCGCGGCAAACAAGCGTTCGAGGTCCGCACGCGCCTTGGCCTGCATGCGAGCGGGGATTTCTTCGGAAAGCAGTTCGAGCAGGAAATCAGCCATTATGCCGTTCCTCCCACTAACTTGTCATCCTGAACTTGTTTCAGGATCCATCGCGCGTCTGCTGAACCTGTTTCAAGTTGACAAATAGACCCTGAAACAAGTTCAGGGTGACGGATTCTGAAGCGCCTCATGCGTCCCATCCATTCTTGACCATATAGGCTTCACAGCTACCCTTCGCGAGATCGCGGACCTGACCCATATAGCTGGCCCGCTCCTGCACGCTGATCACGCCGCGCGCTTGCAGCAGGTTGAACACATGGCTCGCCTTGATCGCCTGTTCATAGGCCGGAATGGGGAGCTTGGCATCGAGGCAATTCTCGCATTCCGCCGTGGCTTTCTTGAACAGATCAAACAGCGCTTCGGTATTCGCAACCTCGAAATTCCACTCCGACATCTGCCTCTCATTATCTAGGAAGATATCGCCGTAACTGACTCCAGCTCCATTATAATCCAGGTCATAGATGCTATCGACGCCCTGAATATACATGGCGAGCCGTTCGAGCCCGTAAGTCAGTTCGCCAGCCACCGGCTTGCAGTCAAAACCGCCCATTTGCTGGAAATAGGTGAACTGCGTTACCTCCATGCCGTCACACCAGACTTCCCAGCCCAGACCCCAGGCGCCCAATGTCGGGCTTTCCCAGTCATCTTCGACAAAGCGAATGTCGTGGAGCATCGGATCAATGCCGATGGCGGTGAGGCTGTCGAGATAAAGCTGCTGAATATCCGGTGGCGAGGGTTTCAGGATCACTTGATATTGGTAATAATGCTGCAGCCGGTTCGGGTTCTCACCATAGCGGCCATCTGTCGGCCGCCGGCAAGGCTGCACAAAAGCGGCATTCCACGGGTCCGGACCAAGCGCGCGCAGGGTCGTAGCGGTGTGGAACGTCCCGGCACCCATTTCCATGTCATAGGGTTGCAGGATCGCACAGCTCTGCTCACTCCAGTAATCGTGGAGTTTCAGGATGATCTGCTGGAAGCTCAACACCTTTTTGGGCGGCTTCTGGGACAGGTTCGTATCCGGCAATGTGAAAGCTTTCTTCGCGAGTGCAATATGTGTCGCGCTTGCTTTGGCGAAAGCGCCGGAAAGGGTCAAGCCGAGATTGGCGTTTTTGCCCTACTCCGCCGCTTCCAATTCTCGGACCGGCGCAACCGTTACGGGTGTCGCATTGAGCACTGCGTTGCCCGACAACGGATCAAAGCTCTCGGGATCGGTGAGATCATTGATCGAAACGCCCGGTTTTGCAGCGGCGACAGACAGCCCTACCCCTTCACGGCCATGACCGAAGCCATGCGGGATCGACACCACGCCGAGCATGACGTCATCGGTGACCTCGACGACAATCTCGACGCTGTTCACCCGGCTTTCAACCGTGGCCATGTCGCCATCCGCCAATCCGCGCCCGGCGGCATCATCAGGATGGATCATCAATGTGCAGCGTTCAGGCCCCTTGAGCAGGCGCTTGCTGTTGTGCAGCCAGCTATTGTTGCTCCGTACATGGCGGCGGCCAATGAGCCGCAGCACGTCGGGGCGCGTCTCGGCCAGAGACTGCGCAAATCGCTGTAACTCGGCCAGAAAATCGGGATGCGCGCACTGGATCAACTTGTCTTCCGTCATCAGCCGGTCCGCCATGCAGGGGCGCAACGGTCCGAGATCAATCCCGTTCGGCGCCGCCTCTACCTCTGCCAAAGTCAGGCCAGCTGGCGAGCTTTGCAGCATATTGTCGAGCACATCGCGCGGCTCGCGGATATTGGGCACATCCTGCCCGTCCGTCGCCAATATCTCGCGCGCCAGTTCGGCGATGATTTCCCAATCGGCCTTTTCACCATCACGAATATCGAAGATCGCAGGCGAATAGCTGGCATAGTTGCGCACGGCCAGAGGTCCGAAAAAGAACGGATAATGGTCTTTTTCGAGCGGACCACATGGCGGGAGAATATAGTCGGCGTGGCGGCTCGTTTCGGTGACATACATGTCGAACGACACCATCAAGTCGAGCTTTTCCAGCGCCCGGTCCAGTCTGGCGCCATCAGGGGCGGACAGGACAGGATTGCCGGTGACAACAAATAGGGAGCGGATGCGCTCATCATCTTCGCGCAGCATTTCCTCTGCAAAGGTAATGGTTGGCAATTCGCCCATTACGACCGGCATTTCGCCGCGCGCAGTCTGTGTTTTCCGCACAGAGCCCCTGCCCACCAGATTGATCGTATCGAGCGCAGGCTCCGGCACCATCGTGCCGCCTTCACGGTCGAGATTGCCCGTTGCAATGTTGATGACCTGGATAAGCCATTGGTTGAGCGTGCCAAATTCACAAACCGAAACGCCCAT
Encoded proteins:
- the folE gene encoding GTP cyclohydrolase I FolE, which translates into the protein MADYSDSFEDALAAREAAKLPVPEDVQEAVKTLLRWSGEDPDREGLLDTPKRVARAWKEYCEGYQENPAIHLARTFEEVGGYDELVLLKDIPFHSHCEHHMAPIIGKASIAYMPTDRVVGISKLARVLHGFARRLQVQERLTAEVAECIWDNLKPHGVAVVVEASHSCMTARGVRTPGVGMTTSRLLGCFLDDARSRKEVMSLMGY
- the ppdK gene encoding pyruvate, phosphate dikinase encodes the protein MTQYVYRFGGGQEFEKQADGAPTDSTEARNLLGGKGANLAEMANIGLPVPPGFTISTEMCTRFMNEGGVYPDSLNGEVAQGVAHIEAITGKTFGDAADPLLVSVRSGARASMPGMMDTVLNLGLNDETVEGLAKTSGDERFAWDSYRRFIQMYSDVVLQLDHDSFEEALEIAKEDNGFFTDTEMESQHWKALVAEYKGLVEEQWGKPFPQDVNDQLWGAVSAVFGSWQAERAKVYRRLNDIPAEWGTAVNVQAMVFGNMGETSATGVAFTRNPSTGDSAYYGEWLINAQGEDVVAGIRTPQYLSKAAREEANAKPLSMEEAMPETYGELTNVFDLLERHYRDMQDIEFTVERGKLWMLQTRSGKRTAKAALKIAVDMANDGLITEEEAVARVDPMALDQLLHPTLDPDAKRDVLTTGLPASPGAACGIIVFDSDTAERRTEMGDDVILVRVETSPEDIHGMHAAKGILTARGGMTSHAAVVARGMGRPCVSGAGGLSINNETKLLKIGDRELKEGDILTIDGSNGQVMAGRVKTIQPELVGDFGVLMEWADKVRRLGVRTNAETPQDCKVARDFGAEGIGLCRTEHMFFETSRITAVRQMILAANEAGRREALAKLLPEQREDFRQIFEVMVGLPVTIRLLDPPLHEFLPHHQSEFEEVAAAADVGVETLKQRANELHEFNPMLGHRGCRLGVTYPEIYEMQARAIFEAACEIAEASGEAPIPEVMIPLVATARELELMKDAVDRMAEEVFAEKGRRIEYLVGTMIELPRAALMAGKIAEHGEFFSFGTNDLTQTTLGVSRDDAGRFLTQYVDKGIFPRDPFVSLDIEGVGQLIELAAERGRATRPDIKLGICGEHGGDPASIAFCEKTGLDYVSASPYRVPIARLAAAQAALAKKG
- the glyS gene encoding glycine--tRNA ligase subunit beta, producing the protein MADFLLELLSEEIPARMQAKARADLERLFAAQLNDEGLKAADITVYSTPRRLALIAKDLPDHTEAVSEEAKGPPEGAPDQAVDGFCRKNGVTRDQLEVRDVKGRATYFAVINKPGRAASDVLAEAIPAIIKAFPWPKSMRWGDASLSTESLRWVRPLSGIVAILGDDLVACEIDGVTSGYETVGHRFHHDGVVTIGNAGDYAEKLRACYVLVDHTEREAIIREGAAKAASDGGLELVADEGLVIENAGLTEWPVPLLGGFDPAFLDVPEEVIQLTARVNQKYFICRDKSGKLAPNFICTANIDATDGGKAIVAGNEKVLAARLSDAKFFWELDQKTPLEDHAKKLSNIVFHEKLGTVADKVERVAKLAEWLVSLEGNGFYQSSPGDTFHGEVSEAARLCKADLVTEMVGEFPDLQGLMGGYYAEKEGKSEAVANAIRDHYKPVGQGDEVPTDPVTVAVSLADKLDTLIAFDAVDLNPTGSKDPFAIRRQGLAALALMNRLNLRIPMKHVIEMVRGDIFVQQFTKFIKIDDNLFMSMITLGVQNEQLPEFKTRNDKFVVLVDGKVVGEMSLDRSAEFKQMKELTQRIHEAEDIRPVEFLAERLKVQQREAGVRHDLIDAVFALGGEDDLVRLLARVKALQAFVETPDGENLLAGYKRAANILKKESAPGADPEPRVEGATATLGSASSAEHGSVKTLPDSASGERGSGENRAPAQAGAHLPHDTSDAPPGDGPLPTQGNKTLSYTPEKAEKALIDALDAAQPDVTAAIAAEEFEKAMTALAHLRAPIDQFFEDVTVNDSDADKREARLALLARFRAAVHQVADFSKIEG
- a CDS encoding glycine--tRNA ligase subunit alpha; translated protein: MILKLHDYWSEQSCAILQPYDMEMGAGTFHTATTLRALGPDPWNAAFVQPCRRPTDGRYGENPNRLQHYYQYQVILKPSPPDIQQLYLDSLTAIGIDPMLHDIRFVEDDWESPTLGAWGLGWEVWCDGMEVTQFTYFQQMGGFDCKPVAGELTYGLERLAMYIQGVDSIYDLDYNGAGVSYGDIFLDNERQMSEWNFEVANTEALFDLFKKATAECENCLDAKLPIPAYEQAIKASHVFNLLQARGVISVQERASYMGQVRDLAKGSCEAYMVKNGWDA
- a CDS encoding molybdopterin oxidoreductase family protein — encoded protein: MSQIHARTCHICEANCGVLVEVEGREILSIKGNPDHVLSRGHICPKATAIADLQDDPDRLHKPVKKVNGEWQEIGWETAFQEIAAKLKDLKEAGAKPAMYMGNPSAHDYGISTQISTLRRAMGLKNIYSASTLDQIPHHVVQYHMYGHVSLAAVPDIDRCQYLVIVGGNPAASNGSIWTVPDFKKRVKEMQARDGKMIVIDPRRTETAKLADAHHFVKPGTDTALFIGILKAIFEGGHADISRLEQIMDDGWGNIEPAIGGFDMAELSAHCGIAVDDMREIAAQLGADQPAAIYGRMGVSVCEFGTLNQWLIQVINIATGNLDREGGTMVPEPALDTINLVGRGSVRKTQTARGEMPVVMGELPTITFAEEMLREDDERIRSLFVVTGNPVLSAPDGARLDRALEKLDLMVSFDMYVTETSRHADYILPPCGPLEKDHYPFFFGPLAVRNYASYSPAIFDIRDGEKADWEIIAELAREILATDGQDVPNIREPRDVLDNMLQSSPAGLTLAEVEAAPNGIDLGPLRPCMADRLMTEDKLIQCAHPDFLAELQRFAQSLAETRPDVLRLIGRRHVRSNNSWLHNSKRLLKGPERCTLMIHPDDAAGRGLADGDMATVESRVNSVEIVVEVTDDVMLGVVSIPHGFGHGREGVGLSVAAAKPGVSINDLTDPESFDPLSGNAVLNATPVTVAPVRELEAAE